The sequence below is a genomic window from Mercenaria mercenaria strain notata chromosome 14, MADL_Memer_1, whole genome shotgun sequence.
gcagacaaggtcaaaatagcttattctggccctttcaggggccatcactctggaacccataatggaatctcgccagttcaagaaaggaaccaagatcttatggtgatacaagttgtgtgcaagtttggttaaaataaaatcataaatgaagctgctattgtgcagacaaggtcaaaatagctgattctggccttttcaggggccataactctggaacccataatggaatctggccagttcaataaaggatccaagatcttatggtgatacaagttgtgtgccagtttggtaaaaatcaaatcataaataaagctgctattgtgcagacaaggtcaaaatagctaattttggccctgtcaggggccataactctggaacccataatgggatctggccagttctagaaaggaaccgtgatcttatggtgatacaagttgtgtgcaagtttggttaaaataaaatcataaatgaaaccactatcgtgcagacaagaaattgttgatggacgcacgcacgggcggactgacgacggacaaagggtgatcacaaaagctcaccttgtcactatttgacaggtgagctaataaagctCTCTCTAGAAAAATCTGAATGTCAAACTAAACACCCACTCCTGTACATCTCTCCATTTTGGTACAATTGCGATACCTTATTTGGTTTTGACTTTtcatcatacatgtataaaaataaattctggaTTCATTATTGGCCTATTAATAAGCTGAAAATTGTGTTGACCTTCATTCCTACTCACTGAAAGTGCCTTCCATAAAATGACAgataaacaattttttaagggaGCAAATAGAATGCCTGTTTGAAAAGTCCATGAAAAGTAATTTTCCTTGGATAAAGCATGCCTTACATAAAGACTGCTATTCTGTCTGAATGCTCTTGCCCATACAATATGTGCCATTTTTAAGTAATCTTACTGTACTGCTACAAGTTTCAGCAGAAAATTCCTTGTATCATTTCAGTCATTATATTTTACTATATGCTGTGCACCAGATCCTATCATACcaacatattgaaaattatttacagCATTGACAAATCATCTTTGAATAGTTGTGCAAGTTGTGAATTGTTGATATCTTAAGGAAGTACCTGGTGTGGGTGTGGCTGGGGGTGCACATGGAAATTCCATACCACTCTCTCTTATAGTACCGGACTGCTTCTCAGACAAAAATATCTTCTTCACTTTTTTTAGTTCTTCTGCCTGAGCAGACACCTTGTCAGCCGTATGATAAACTGCACCATAAATAGATGTCAAAACAGCTTCTTTTGAGACAGAGTCTGCTGAAAGCCCTTGGGTTGAATATAAATTCTTTTGCTGGTATTTTATTACAGATTTGTTTAGCTTGTGTGACAGCTGTAAGTTACATGAGACGGCATTCACAGATATTTCTTCACTGTTTTTGAATACAACTTCAGTGTCATCCTTCTCTTTACTAGGTTTATTTGCTACATCCAACTTTAAGCTTGATGCTGATTTCACTCTTTTATTTATATCTAGTTTATATATCATTACAGGCTGGTCTGCAGATTCTAAACAACTAGCAGAGTTAAGGTTATTTACAATTGGATTGCAAGTTAAATTACCATGTATATAGTGAGTTGAAGGCAGTGAACTTGAGTTAGTTTTAGCACTAGCTACACGAATAGGATATATATCGTGcatttttttattagaaaaggGTACATTATATACACGTTTTTGTGCCAAACCATTTCCTGGATCTTGCTGAGTGTTTGACAAAACAGAACCTTGTGAAACCTTACTGGGTGGCTCGCTTGATATACGGCTTGGTTTTTCATGCTGAGTATTAGTTAAAATCTGCCGGCTATGTACAGATGATGTTTTGTCATGTAAACCAGTTGCTGCAGTAAGCAGGCATCCATGtttgccttttttatttttaccatttgagcaatttctttttcttgatcTTCTGCCTACAAAAAACAGATGTAAAACATTAACTATAACACAGTTTTAAGCATTGATAAGTTACTACAGTTACGAGAGATGTGTTCTGTATTAATAGAAACAATTTTTATGAATTCAAACTTCAACGTTTGTAACTGTACAAAAAAACTACTAAAAATTACTGCTGAGAAAACTAGACTATTGCCCAATTGTCAACGCTGTACATTCTATACATCATGTGTTAAGGGAGCAGTATGGAATGTATTACAATCAGTATCAAACAATGTTtagtaaaacaagaggaccaaatgagGCTTACACTCGCCTGAGGAGgactttgaccttttgaccttgttTCTGACCAGGTTTGGTAAACATCCATCAAGCAGtgcattaaaagttatttaaaggattttcgtttttttttgggtgttttttgcCGTCATGACCCCAAAATGTGAATCATTTTAATAGACTTAAGACTAAGAGTGGTCTAACAACGGGTCTTACAGATCATATTATGTGCCCCTACCTGCAGCCAGGCGAAAACATCTGAATAAAATTGAGAAAGGTCCATCGAGCGATGCTTCTGACTTTAAGATCTTTCTCAGGGAAAATGAGAAGTTGCATAAAGGTTTTCCCTTTTCTTTAGCACCCAAGCAGCCCCTAAAAATGGTTAATGGAATTCTTTGAATAACAAGAGCTGACTCTAAAACAAGTATGCTCCCAACCCCCATAATGGGTTGTCCCATGTTCAGTTCCACGATCACTataaccttgacctactaactCCCAAAACATTAttttggggtcatctacttcattagcccaatcatgctatcaagtttgaactgggtcaagtgcttctcaagttattgagcggaaaccgttttcaaggttcagatCCCTGTaacctttgacttattgacccGAAAAtacaataggggtaatctacttcATAAGCTTACTGGTAATCATTCTATCAAGTTTAAattttctgtgtcaagtggttctcaagttactctGCATAAATAGTTTTCAACGTTCAGGGTcctgtaatcttgacctttgacctattgatcccaAAAATAACAGGGGACATCTCCTTCATAAGTCAAGTCATGCTATCAGATTTATAGGTTCTAgaacaagtggttctcaagttattgagcagaaactgtttcCAAAGTTCAGAcgcccatgaccttgacctttgacttactgatcccAATAACAACAGGAGTCATCTAATTTATAAACCCAATCATGCTTTAACAACAGGAGTCATCTAATTTATAAACCCAATCATGCTTTAACAACAGGAGTCATCTAATTTATAAACCCAATCATGCTTCAACAACAGAAGTCATCTAATTTATCAACCCAATCATgctttcaagtttgaaggttctgggtcgagtggttttcaagttaccatgtagaaatagttttcaaggttcaggtccctgtgactttgacttttgaattaaagaccccaaaacaataggggtcatctacttcataagcccaatcatgatatcaagtttgaagattctgggttctccagttattgagcagaaactgttttcaatattcaggcccttgtgaccttgaccttcaatactGACCCCCCCacctccaaaaaaaaatatatggggcatctacttcataagcccaatcattcTATCAAGCTTGGTTCtcggtaaagtggttctcaagttataaagcGGAAACTGTTTCAAGGTCCAGGCCcctttggccttgacctttgacttactaatccaaaaaacaagagggccaagatggccctaggtcgctcacctgagaaactcATCACAatataccataacagtgtaaacatgtttgacctagtgttttcatggaaaaaattattctgatcaattatcattaaaattggaacaaaaacaagtaatttctttgatttgacctagtgacctactttttgataccagatgaccaataatcaaacttgacctagattttatcaaggcaatcattctgaccaaatttcataaagatcaattgaaaaatacagcctctatcgcatacacaaggtttttctttgatttgacctagtgacctagtttttgaccctagagttcgaaaatgggtcatctggggtcaaaaactaggtcactaggtcaaatcaaagaaaaaccttgtgtatgcgatagaggctgtatttttagctcacctgagcacgaagtgctcaaaggtgagcttttgtgatcgtcctgtgtccgtcgtccgtctgtccgtcgtcgtcaacaatctgactgttaacactagaggtcacaattttggcccaatcttaatgaaacttggtcagaatgttaccctcaataaaatcttgcacgagttcgatactgggtcatctggggtcaaaaactaggtcaccaggtcaaatcaaaggaaaagcttgttaacactagaggtcacaattttggctcaatcttaatgaaacttggtcagaatgttactctcaattaaatcttggaggagttcgatattgggtcatctggggtcaaaaactaggtcaccaggtcaaatcaaaggaaaagcttgttaacactctagagatcacatttttaacccaatcttattaaaacttggtcagaatgttactctcaattaaatcttggaaaaatttgatattgggtcatctggggtcaaaaactacgtcaccaggtcaaatgaaaggaaaagcttgttaacactctagagggcacaattctggcccaatcttactgaaatttagtcagaatgttaccctcagtaaaatcttggacgagtttgatattgggtcatctggggtcaaaaactaggtcaccaggtcaaatcaaaggaaaagcctcttaacactgtagaggccacatttatgactgtatcttcatgaatcttggtcagaatgtttatcttgatggtctcaaggtccagtttgaatctgtgtcatgtaggatcaaaaactaggtcaccaggtcaaatcaaaggaaaagctgtcACTTAAAGTACATCCAGAATGTAAATACATTGGAAAGGAAGCCAATCCATATCTTCACAGATTGCCAAGCAGCACTAACATCAGTTTTTGGGTCAGACATACCAACATACAAAATTGCTCTCACACTTAATATAAGCGAATAGCTTCAAAAATTAAAGAGAGAGGTTATGAGCTCATTGCAAACTGGATTCCTGGACATATGGGTATCAAGGGAAATGAATTGACAGACAAAATGGCAAAAGAAGCAGCTGTAGAGACACAGGAGTTTAAGGAAGAAATTAGTGGATTAACTGACAAGAAAGAGGCAATCAACAGTATGAAAGAAAGAGCTAAAGAGCAATGGCAAAGACAGCATGATCTGGATTTAGATACAATCAGAACAAGTGAACTTTTTGAAAAAGTAGGAATAAGGGATTGTACTAATCTGATGTAGACAGACAGACCTTCACTGCTTTTAATAGGCTGATCAGACTGCAGGCTGAATGCACATTTGGCCAAATTTGACGAGAAGTTATCAGAAGAGTGTGACAACTGTAAATGCAAAGAAGATATTGATCACTACTTGTTCTCCTGTAAACGTTATGATGCACAAAGAGAGAATATAGagaagataattaaaaaaacactCAGATCTGAAAGCAGCATAGGTGTAATAGATCAAAATTTATTGCTCGGGGACAGAGAAGTAAGCAAATGTGTGAAATCGGTAATAACAGCAGCAATCTTAGACTATATAAGGGACACGAGAAGATTCCAATAGGTTATTTATAATGATCCACACCACACCATTGTTTTTAGTGAACTGTAAAGTACAAGTGTTTTAAGTACAGAGGAGTACCGCATAATGACGGGCATTAGTTCATACAGCACAGGAAGTTAATAGGCAGCAGTAAAATGCCAAcgacaaaacaacaacaattataggcaaaacacttttaaactccATGTATGTCAATGTGTTTTCCGCTTACAGTGTAATACACTGTTAAATTTCTACCTCAGTCAAGTAAAGCTATGTGTGTATTGATcggtttatttttaatgtttaaacgttaatacatttcaaattttgaatatgtatatGGAAGGTGTTACGGTAGGTTTAACAAGAGTGTAACGATGTATCGAAATTCATTGTACAGTATCACGATACATTAGTTTGGCGATACACGTATTGTATCATAGGCCTGTTTCACGATACAGCGAAAAGTAGAcacattgaatgaaaactttcaaacaatcagtgttaaagatagtaactaaacaagagctcgtcgaacacgaaatgccccccttgatgcattcagtaattgcacaaggaacagaaattatatgctcactgtaaacaaaaattctaccattctggtttaatctgaccttttcatttcagtacacaaaactatgcttgtggttcaaatttgaaggctgtagcttgagaaatgtgaaagtaggtcactagatcaaaatcaaggtcaaattttattttggaacaaaaaactatgcatttggtccaaatttgaagcctgtaccttcaaaaatgtgacagtaggtcactaggtcaataacaaggtcaaagtttttttcagtccACAaacctatacatgtggtccaaatttgaaggctgtaggtacagaaatgtgaaagtaggtcactaggtcaagatcaaggtcaactcatgtcaaggttcatcttgtcactcaaaactatacatgtggtccaaatttgaatgatgtaagttatggacatgaagattctaagtttttccctatataagtctatatgaaccatttgacctctgaggcagggccatatttgacctcagagggataacttgaacaaactttgtagagaaccactaaatgatgctacattacaaaataccaaagccacagactttgtggtttggacaagaagattttcaaagtttttccctatatatgtaaaccatgtgacccccagggcggagccatatttgaccctaagggaataatttgaataatcttagtagaggaccactagatgatgtcatatacaaaatatcaaagccgtaggccctgtggttttggacaagaggtttttcaaagttttttcctatataagtctatataaaccatgtgaccctaggggtggggccatatttgaccccagggaaataatctgaacaatcttggtagaggaccactagattttgctacaaaccaaatatcaaagccctaggccctatggttttggacaagaagatcagaaaccatttaactgttcctagccaatgtgaccttgacctctgacctaatgacctcaaaatcaataggggtcatctgctggtcatggccaacctaactatcaattttcttgacactaggcccaagcgttcttgagttattgcctggaaaccattttactgttcctggtcactgttaccttgacctttgacatactgacctcaaaatcaataggggtcacctgctggtcatgaccaacctccctatcaactttcgtgaccctaggccgaagcgttcttgagttatcatccggaaaccgttttactgttcagggtcactgtgaccttgacctttaacatactgacctcaaaatcaataggtgtcatccgctggtcattaccaacctccctatcaactttcatgatcctaggccaaagtgttcttgagttatcatccggaaaccgttttactattcagggtcactgtgaccttgacctttgacatacagatctcaaaatcaataggggtcatctgctggtgatgaccaacctccctatcaattttcatgaccctagggctaagcgttcttcagttatcatccggaaaccgttttactgttcagggtcactgtgaccttgatctttaacatactgacctcaaaatcaataggggtcatccgctggtcattaccaacctccatatcaactttcatgatcctaggcccaagtgttcttgagttatcgtccggaaaccgttttactattcagggtcactgtgaccttgacctttgacatactgacctcaaattcaataggggtcatctgctggtgatgaacaacctccctatcaactttcatgatcctaggcccaagcgttcttgagttaacatccggaaactgataggtctacattccgaccgaccgacagaccgaccgaccgacctaccgaccgacatttgcaaaacaatatacccctcttttttcaaaggggggcataacaaatGTCTCATTTGTAACaaattctttaactttaaagcaaaatttcaagtacagTAGATTTCCACCTAACGGGCACGCCAAAACAACGGGCCACCAAAATTGCAGCCACgttttcaaagtacaaaataaatttactctttattcattataaatattgaccAGTACAGCAGGCACGTCGCTAATGCGGCATTGCGGCCACTTTTTGTGGAACAAATTGCTTATTTACTATGGACCCAGACATCCTTTGTTTATTTAACACATTGACCTTGTTTATTAAATGATCCCCTGCCTCGGGCAATTTACAACAAGGTACATCGATCAATACATGTGTATTTCAATCAGGTACACTTAATCGGTATCGCCTAGATGCTTGTTATACAAACATAAGAGCAAATTCAAACGTTTACAGATCCATGATGAAAtgctgaaattattttgtcaattttgttgtgaaaacattaattgttGAGCAATTAGCAGCAGTTATCCTCAT
It includes:
- the LOC123527412 gene encoding uncharacterized protein LOC123527412 isoform X1 — encoded protein: MSIAFREVFKEFSTVTNDNSSLIRKDRISDAFHLGEKLLLSSNNMRPKSRSKTSLGSCELFRVSPEWRLQYSNSASAKIIRHTTGDVLMKGQLEIPSSISTKDIKNDLNSNALDKPEALNEALKKGRRSRKRNCSNGKNKKGKHGCLLTAATGLHDKTSSVHSRQILTNTQHEKPSRISSEPPSKVSQGSVLSNTQQDPGNGLAQKRVYNVPFSNKKMHDIYPIRVASAKTNSSSLPSTHYIHGNLTCNPIVNNLNSASCLESADQPVMIYKLDINKRVKSASSLKLDVANKPSKEKDDTEVVFKNSEEISVNAVSCNLQLSHKLNKSVIKYQQKNLYSTQGLSADSVSKEAVLTSIYGAVYHTADKVSAQAEELKKVKKIFLSEKQSGTIRESGMEFPCAPPATPTPDLLRKHEYVPSMSDIRSQRAVKSRLQVMEKEALKKQEKQKEANAKLEKQQLKDKEKQMKAKQRKEIYALNKIMTELENKRFMDFCQAKGLNKL
- the LOC123527412 gene encoding uncharacterized protein LOC123527412 isoform X4; this encodes MSIAFREVFKEFSTVTNDNSSLIRKDRISDAFHLGEKLLLSSNNMRPKSRSKTSLGSCELFRVSPEWRLQYSNSASAKIIRHTTGDVLMKGQLEIPSSISTKDIKNDLNSNALDKPEALNEALKKGRRSRKRNCSNGKNKKGKHGCLLTAATGLHDKTSSVHSRQILTNTQHEKPSRISSEPPSKVSQGSVLSNTQQDPGNGLAQKRVYNVPFSNKKMHDIYPIRVASAKTNSSSLPSTHYIHGNLTCNPIVNNLNSASCLESADQPVMIYKLDINKRVKSASSLKLDVANKPSKEKDDTEVVFKNSEEISVNAVSCNLQLSHKLNKSVIKYQQKNLYSTQGLSADSVSKEAVLTSIYGAVYHTADKVSAQAEELKKVKKIFLSEKQSGTIRESGMEFPCAPPATPTPDLLRKHEYVPSMSDIRLP
- the LOC123527412 gene encoding uncharacterized protein LOC123527412 isoform X5, producing the protein MSIAFREVFKEFSTVTNDNSSLIRKDRISDAFHLGEKLLLSSNNMRPKSRSKTSLGSCELFRVSPEWRLQYSNSASAKIIRHTTGDVLMKGQLEIPSSISTKDIKNDLNSNALDKPEALNEALKKGRRSRKRNCSNGKNKKGKHGCLLTAATGLHDKTSSVHSRQILTNTQHEKPSRISSEPPSKVSQGSVLSNTQQDPGNGLAQKRVYNVPFSNKKMHDIYPIRVASAKTNSSSLPSTHYIHGNLTCNPIVNNLNSASCLESADQPVMIYKLDINKRVKSASSLKLDVANKPSKEKDDTEVVFKNSEEISVNAVSCNLQLSHKLNKSVIKYQQKNLYSTQGLSADSVSKEAVLTSIYGAVYHTADKVSAQAEELKKVKKIFLSEKQSGTIRESGMEFPCAPPATPTPDLLRKHEYVPSMSDIRLI
- the LOC123527412 gene encoding uncharacterized protein LOC123527412 isoform X3, which encodes MSIAFREVFKEFSTVTNDNSSLIRKDRISDAFHLGEKLLLSSNNMRPKSRSKTSLGSCELFRVSPEWRLQYSNSASAKIIRHTTGDVLMKGQLEIPSSISTKDIKNDLNSNALDKPEALNEALKKGRRSRKRNCSNGKNKKGKHGCLLTAATGLHDKTSSVHSRQILTNTQHEKPSRISSEPPSKVSQGSVLSNTQQDPGNGLAQKRVYNVPFSNKKMHDIYPIRVASAKTNSSSLPSTHYIHGNLTCNPIVNNLNSASCLESADQPVMIYKLDINKRVKSASSLKLDVANKPSKEKDDTEVVFKNSEEISVNAVSCNLQLSHKLNKSVIKYQQKNLYSTQGLSADSVSKEAVLTSIYGAVYHTADKVSAQAEELKKVKKIFLSEKQSGTIRESGMEFPCAPPATPTPDLLRKHEYVPSMSDIRIYALNKIMTELENKRFMDFCQAKGLNKL
- the LOC123527412 gene encoding uncharacterized protein LOC123527412 isoform X2, which codes for MSIAFREVFKEFSTVTNDNSSLIRKDRISDAFHLGEKLLLSSNNMRPKSRSKTSLGSCELFRVSPEWRLQYSNSASAKIIRHTTGDVLMKGRRSRKRNCSNGKNKKGKHGCLLTAATGLHDKTSSVHSRQILTNTQHEKPSRISSEPPSKVSQGSVLSNTQQDPGNGLAQKRVYNVPFSNKKMHDIYPIRVASAKTNSSSLPSTHYIHGNLTCNPIVNNLNSASCLESADQPVMIYKLDINKRVKSASSLKLDVANKPSKEKDDTEVVFKNSEEISVNAVSCNLQLSHKLNKSVIKYQQKNLYSTQGLSADSVSKEAVLTSIYGAVYHTADKVSAQAEELKKVKKIFLSEKQSGTIRESGMEFPCAPPATPTPDLLRKHEYVPSMSDIRSQRAVKSRLQVMEKEALKKQEKQKEANAKLEKQQLKDKEKQMKAKQRKEIYALNKIMTELENKRFMDFCQAKGLNKL